From Temnothorax longispinosus isolate EJ_2023e chromosome 3, Tlon_JGU_v1, whole genome shotgun sequence, one genomic window encodes:
- the LOC139809824 gene encoding uncharacterized protein, with product MDSIIPLIDQQLKARDFITNAYDNFIAIGSSDITNQRVDRYLSSLTDLWTKFSNDHDAILMAIAVLPDEERSLILKTHSYFKKQIYLDTETCYLEASKKIKSSLSVEPTVETRADLSIAQPAVASSSLNQSLPYEFPTAHDTHYSKLPLIEIPTFDGDPSKWLNFRDLFASLVINSSKLSLVEKLQYLKTSLSGTAAHLIQNTTLTAENFYKAWESLLAFYDNIRLQVHTALDSLHNLKPMTKESSSELERLYTTVLQIHRTLETLQRPVDKWDDVFVYSTVLKLDSDSVKAWEDKIGSSKIPPSWKELTEFLVTRLFSLQAYERSRGIKTTYKATAKTNYQGQSENDTTSCSICKEKHYIVRCPKYINETTDQS from the coding sequence ATGGATTCGATAATACCTCTTATCGATCAACAACTAAAAGCTAGAGATTTCATAACTAACgcttatgataattttatcgcaATAGGGTCCTCGGACATTACGAATCAGAGAGTGGATAGGTATTTGTCCTCTTTGACTGATCTTTGGACTAAATTTAGTAATGATCATGACGCCATTCTAATGGCTATAGCCGTACTTCCAGACGAAGAAAGGTCGTTGATTCTTAAAACTCATTCATactttaagaaacaaatatacTTGGATACAGAGACATGTTATTTAGAAGcttcaaaaaagataaagtcTAGTCTTAGTGTAGAACCAACCGTGGAAACAAGGGCTGATCTCAGTATAGCGCAACCTGCTGTAGCAAGTTCTTCGTTGAATCAATCATTACCGTATGAATTTCCTACGGCACATGACACTCATTATTCAAAGCTTCCGCTTATTGAGATTCCAACATTTGATGGTGATCCTTCGAAGTGGCTTAACTTTAGAGATTTGTTTGCTTCTCTCGTTATAAATAGTAGTAAGTTGTCGTTAGTTGAAAAGTTACAATACTTAAAAACAAGCTTAAGCGGTACCGCTGCTCATTTAATTCAGAATACTACTCTCACAGCAGAGAACTTTTACAAAGCATGGGAATCGTTGTTAGCTTTTTACGATAATATTCGACTTCAAGTCCACACGGCATTGGATTCTTTACATAATCTGAAGCCTATGACGAAAGAATCATCAAGTGAATTGGAACGTTTGTATACGACTGTTCTTCAAATTCATAGGACATTAGAAACTTTGCAACGACCCGTAGATAAATGGGATGATGTTTTCGTTTACTCAACAGTACTAAAGCTAGATTCTGACTCGGTGAAGGCTTGGGAGGATAAAATAGGTTCATCAAAAATCCCTCCTTCATGGAAAGAGCTTACAGAATTTTTGGTTACTCGTCTTTTCTCGCTTCAGGCGTATGAAAGGTCTCGAGGTATAAAGACTACGTATAAGGCTACGGCTAAAACTAATTATCAAGGTCAATCGGAAAACGATACCACGTCGTGTTCtatttgtaaagaaaaacattatatCGTGAGATGtcctaaatatataaatgaaactACCGATCAAAGTTAG